Part of the Oligoflexia bacterium genome is shown below.
CGATAAATAAAGGAGATCGTTGCTTCATACCTTAGGCTAAACTAAACTTCTTTCAGAAATGACACAAACAAAAAACCTCAAAGTTCATTTGGCATTAATCTCCGTAAGCGTACTTTACGGGGTGGCTTACATTGTGAATAAGTATGTCTTGCATTATATACCTGCTGCTGCCTCGGTTTTTTGTCGCACGGTAGGTGCCGGACTCATTTTGTATCTTTTTGTGCATAAAGAGATTGTAAGCCGTCGCCCCAAACGAGGTGAAATCAAAGCTATTTTGATACTTTCACTTTTTGGCATCGTATTTAATATGATTGCCTTTATGGAAGGTATGCAGCGCACAACAGCTACCCATGCGTCAGTTATTAATGCCTCAGTTCCTATTTTAACTTTGCTCTTTAGTGTTTTTTTACGAACTGAAAAACTTAACATCTATCGATTTTCGGGGATGGTTATGTGCATTACCGGCATTTTGTATCTCTCCGAGATAGAAAAAATGCAGTGGCAAAGTGAATTGTTTGTTGGTGACATGCTCTGCGCTTTAAACTCTGCATTTTTTAGTTTTTATTTGGCCCTTTCACGAAAAATCGCCAAAGGAATCCCACCCATGGTGGTAACAACGGGGATGTTCGTCTTTGGAGCTATCATATTGTTACCCTATAGTGGACCTGCTTTTTTCAATGTTTCTTGGGATACGTTTCCACCGTTGTTTTTTGCGGCTTTATTTTATTTAGTTGTGGCGAGTTCAGTGATTACCTATTTTTTAAACAATTGGGCATTGGCTCGCGTTGAGAGTAGTGCCGTTGGTATTTACATTTATCTTCAACCCATTATCGCGGGTTGTTTATCGTATCTCATTTTTGATGAGCGCTTGACACCTCGAATGATTTTAGCTTCTCTATTGGTGTTTAGCGGTGTTGCCATTGGAAACTTTTGGCCACTGAAGCAAAAGAAAAAGGAAATTTATGCCGAACCACACGTCTCCTAATTCACCTGAAAAATCTATCGACTCACTCTCCACGGAAAAAAGAAAATTTCAACCGCCAAAAGATTTTTCTGAAAAATCTCATATTAGATCAATCGAAGAATATAAAAAACTTTATGACCATGCCGCTCAAAATCCAGATGCATTTTGGACAGAACAAGCACAAAGTTTAATTTGGGATAAAAAGTTTGATAAAGTTTGTGAATGGGATGTTCCCTTTGCCAAATGGTTCGTCGGAGGAAAACTCAACGCCTCTGTTCAATGCCTTGATAAAAACTTAAAGTTAAATTCCGAGAAAATAGCACTTTTATGGGAGGGCGAACCGGGTGAGGTCAGAAAACTTACCTATAAAGATCTCTATGAACTCACTTGCCAAACTGCAAATACACTTAAAGAACTTGGAGTTAAAAAGGGCGATCGCGTAGCGATTTATATGCCCATGGTTCCTGAAGCCGTGGCTGCAATGCTCGCATGTGCACGTTTGGGTGCTCCACATTCAGTAATATTTGGTGGATTTAGCAGTGAATCTTTAAAAGATCGCATCAACGATGCCCAGTGCAATGTTGTCATCACAGCTGATGGTGGTTATCGACGTGGGGCAGTGATTCCACTAAAAGAAAATATTGATAATGCTCTTAAGAAAACACCTTGTGTTAAAAAAGTTTTGGTTCTTAAACGCACAGGCAACCCTGTTCTTATGGACGCCACGCGAGATGTTTGGTGGCATGAGAGTGTGTCTTTACAGAAAAAAGAATGCGCCCCAACTTCTGTTGATAGTGAAGATCTACTTTTTATTTTGTACACAAGTGGCACTACGGGTAAACCAAAAGGCATCGTTCATACAACTGCGGGTTACATGCTTTGGGCAGCACTCACTACAAAATGGGTTTTTGATTTAAAACCTAACGATATTTATTGGTGCACTGCCGACATCGGCTGGGTCACTGGTCACAGCTATCTTGTCTACGGCCCCTTACAAAATGGCACAACCGCATTTATGTACGAGGGTGCACCAAATCAACCAGATTTTGGAAGATTTTGGCAAATGATTGAAAAACATAAAATTAATATCCTCTACACAGCTCCAACTGCAATTCGAGCTTTCATGCGCGCGGGTGATGATTATGTTAATCGTCATGACCTAAAAAGTTTAAGGTTATTGGGAAGTGTTGGTGAGCCTATTAATCCAGAGGCATGGATGTGGTATCACAAAGTAGTAGGCAATGAACGTTGTCCAATCGTTGATACTTGGTGGCAAACTGAAACAGGTGGAATCATGATGAGTCCATTACCTGGAGCAACGCCTACAAAACCAGGCAGCTGCACACTTCCTTTGCCAGGAATTCATCCTCGAGTTGTTAAAAAATCAGGCGAAACTTGTATAGCAAATGAAGGTGGGTTTTTAATTATTGAAAAACCCTGGCCTGCAATGTCTCGCGGCATTTATAACGACAACGAAAGATTTGAAAAAACATACTGGAGTGATTTTAAAGGAAAATATTTTACCGGCGATGGTTCTCGCTGTGACGAAGATGGATATTTCTGGGTCATGGGGCGCGTGGATGATGTATTAAACGTCGCAGGTCACAGACTTGGAACCGCTGAAATTGAAAGCGCACTTGTGAGTCACCCAAAAGTTGCTGAGGCTGCTGTTGTTGGAAGACCCGATGATTTAAAAGGTCAAGCTGTAGTGGCCTTTGTAACTTTGCGTGCGCAATTTGCTGGCTCACAAATACAAGATGAACTTAAAGCACATGTTGTAAAAGAAATCGGAG
Proteins encoded:
- the acs gene encoding acetate--CoA ligase; this translates as MPNHTSPNSPEKSIDSLSTEKRKFQPPKDFSEKSHIRSIEEYKKLYDHAAQNPDAFWTEQAQSLIWDKKFDKVCEWDVPFAKWFVGGKLNASVQCLDKNLKLNSEKIALLWEGEPGEVRKLTYKDLYELTCQTANTLKELGVKKGDRVAIYMPMVPEAVAAMLACARLGAPHSVIFGGFSSESLKDRINDAQCNVVITADGGYRRGAVIPLKENIDNALKKTPCVKKVLVLKRTGNPVLMDATRDVWWHESVSLQKKECAPTSVDSEDLLFILYTSGTTGKPKGIVHTTAGYMLWAALTTKWVFDLKPNDIYWCTADIGWVTGHSYLVYGPLQNGTTAFMYEGAPNQPDFGRFWQMIEKHKINILYTAPTAIRAFMRAGDDYVNRHDLKSLRLLGSVGEPINPEAWMWYHKVVGNERCPIVDTWWQTETGGIMMSPLPGATPTKPGSCTLPLPGIHPRVVKKSGETCIANEGGFLIIEKPWPAMSRGIYNDNERFEKTYWSDFKGKYFTGDGSRCDEDGYFWVMGRVDDVLNVAGHRLGTAEIESALVSHPKVAEAAVVGRPDDLKGQAVVAFVTLRAQFAGSQIQDELKAHVVKEIGAIARPDDIRFTDSLPKTRSGKIMRRLLRELASSGKIAGDVTTLEDMGVINKLAASYDDE
- a CDS encoding DMT family transporter → MTQTKNLKVHLALISVSVLYGVAYIVNKYVLHYIPAAASVFCRTVGAGLILYLFVHKEIVSRRPKRGEIKAILILSLFGIVFNMIAFMEGMQRTTATHASVINASVPILTLLFSVFLRTEKLNIYRFSGMVMCITGILYLSEIEKMQWQSELFVGDMLCALNSAFFSFYLALSRKIAKGIPPMVVTTGMFVFGAIILLPYSGPAFFNVSWDTFPPLFFAALFYLVVASSVITYFLNNWALARVESSAVGIYIYLQPIIAGCLSYLIFDERLTPRMILASLLVFSGVAIGNFWPLKQKKKEIYAEPHVS